One segment of Zingiber officinale cultivar Zhangliang unplaced genomic scaffold, Zo_v1.1 ctg228, whole genome shotgun sequence DNA contains the following:
- the LOC122036966 gene encoding probable peroxygenase 4: protein MASSSLSTGSAGEGEADLTPLQKHVAFFDRNNDGVIYPSETYQGFRAIGSGVALSAASAAFIHGFLSAKTCPPGKSPLPSLPIYVENIQRGKHGSDSGVYDTEGRFVVSKFEEIFKKHAKTNPEAISSEELKEMLQANGEPNDSKGRLASQTEWQLLYNRGKDKDGFLHKDTIQAIYDGSLFYQWEKETQSSVKKA, encoded by the exons ATGGCGTCGTCTTCTCTTTCCACAG GCAGCGCAGGCGAGGGGGAGGCGGACCTGACGCCGCTGCAGAAGCACGTCGCCTTCTTCGACAGGAACAACGACGGCGTCATCTACCCGTCCGAGACCTACCAAG GATTTCGGGCGATTGGATCCGGCGTGGCTTTGTCTGCTGCCAGCGCTGCTTTCATCCATGGCTTCCTCAGCGCCAAAACTTGCCCCCCT GGTAAATCTCCGCTTCCTTCTTTGCCAATCTACGTGGAGAACATTCAGAGAGGCAAACATGGAAGTGACTCTGGGGTCTATGACACCGAGGGGAG GTTCGTGGTCTCCAAATTCGAAGAGATATTTAAGAAGCATGCCAAGACAAACCCTGAAGCAATATCATCAGAGGAGTTGAAGGAGATGCTCCAGGCGAACGGGGAGCCCAATGACAGCAAAGGGAG GTTGGCGAGCCAGACAGAATGGCAACTACTTTATAATAGGGGCAAAGATAAAGATGGATTCCTGCACAAGGATACCATACAAGCTATTTATGATGGAAGCCTCTTTTACCAGTGGGAGAAGGAGACGCAATCTTCAGtgaagaaagcatga